A section of the Eublepharis macularius isolate TG4126 chromosome 1, MPM_Emac_v1.0, whole genome shotgun sequence genome encodes:
- the CGAS gene encoding cyclic GMP-AMP synthase isoform X1 yields MEQRAAGRPKGASKAAAAQPAVTDAPAQPASGPKGRGRRQDSGETQTQRPVKAKAPLSKERSGSREAGEEGAPRGRKASPKKGALKTEECGPAGGSNNPPGVKGASQKKRERPLQAKKVEDAPGAVSREKNHIPEEEEAARERKEASCRGKRAPPKERARKAKEPDPGAAEVVPRARFAARKSPLREVLQRLVLRKGEIGHASKQVNLVRDLLIDAIKKKLCVPYAEKLGTGSYYEHLKIIKPDEFDIMLKIPDVRVELESYNDGDYTGAYYFVKLKRNPHLQQLNDFIDHQQHLSASRILSSLKSIITKELKTINGMNVTVVRKKPGSPAVTLQIGEPPSQISIDIILALETCDKTLPDGQEIVINVGQWLGKKEKKELCKERLYLVPKNAKAGKHFIDTWRLSFSHIEKAIIQSHGQAKMCCEGNGRKCCRRECLKLLKYLLEQLKTKHQNGNQFAKFCSYHAKTAFFHTCNRWTSDEDWLETNLEECFERLLDYFLDCLKKVELQHFFIPTCNLFCGDLKCSILAKIIENERANEFPIFKETI; encoded by the exons ATGGAGCAGAGGGCAGCCGGGAGACCAAAAGGAGCGAGCAAAGCGGCCGCCGCCCAGCCGGCTGTGACGGACGCTCCAGCCCAGCCCGCTTCAGGCCCCAAGGGACGAGGACGGAGACAGGACAGCGGGGAAACCCAAACCCAGCGCCCCGTCAAAGCCAAGGCGCCGCTCTCGAAGGAAAGAAGCGGATCCCGGGAAGCGGGGGAAGAAGGGGCTCCTAGAGGGAGAAAAGCTTCTCCAAAGAAGGGCGCCCTCAAAACCGAGGAATGTGGCCCGGCTGGGGGAAGCAACAACCCCCCAGGGGTCAAAGGAGCTTCGCAGAAAAAGCGGGAGCGTCCCCTCCAGGCGAAGAAGGTAGAAGATGCCCCGGGAGCCGTTTCCCGGGAGAAAAACCACATCCCCGAAGAGGAAGAAGCCGCCCGGGAGAGGAAAGAAGCCAGCTGCCGCGGGAAACGAGCGCCCCCGAAGGAGCGCGCCCGCAAGGCAAAGGAGCCGGACCCAGGGGCAGCAGAGGTTGTCCCCAGAGCGCGATTCGCTGCCCGGAAGAGCCCGCTGAGAGAAGTGTTGCAAAGGCTCGTCTTGCGCAAGGGAGAGATCGGGCATGCCTCCAAGCAGGTTAACTTGGTGAGAGACCTTTTGATAGATGCGATCAAAAAGAAATTGTGCGTCCCGTATGCAGAAAAACTAGGCACCGGTAGCTACTACGAGCACCTCAAG ATAATTAAACCAGATGAATTTGATATTATGCTTAAAATCCCAGATGTAAGAGTTGAGCTGGAGTCCTATAATGATGGTGATTACACAGGTGCTTATTATTTTGTAAAATTGAAAAGGAATCCTCACTTACAGCAACTAAATGACTTCATAGACCATCAGCAACATCTTTCAGCTTCCAGGATCCTTTCGTCCTTGAAGTCCATTATTACAAAAGAACTAAAGACTATAAATG GAATGAATGTAACTGTGGTGAGGAAAAAACCTGGAAGCCCTGCAGTTACTCTTCAGATTGGTGAACCACCTTCACAGATATCGATAGATATCATTCTTGCTTTGGAAACATGTGATAAAACCTTGCCTGACGGTCAAGAGATTGTAATTAATGTTGGACAATGGcttgggaaaaaagaaaaaaaagaattatgCAAGGAGCGACTGTATCTTGTGCCCAAGAATGCCAAAGCTGGAAAACATTTTATAG ACACATGGAGACTCTCTTTTTCACATATTGAGAAAGCTATAATCCAGAGTCACGGCCAAGCAAAGATGTGCTGTGAAGGCAATGGAAGAAAATGCTGCAG GAGAGAATGCCTTAAGCTTCTGAAATATCTTCTGGAGCAGCTTAAAACAAAACATCAGAATGGAAATCAGTTTGCCAAGTTCTGTTCTTACCATGCCAAAACTGCCTTTTTCCACACATGTAACAGGTGGACCAGTGATGAAGACTGGCTTGAAACAAATCTTGAAGAGTGCTTTGAAAGACTTTTGGATTACTTTCTAGATTGTCTCAAAAAAGTTGAGCTCCAACATTTTTTTATTCCTACCTGCAATTTGTTCTGTGGTGATTTGAAGTGTAGCATTCTTGCAAAGATAATTGAAAATGAACGAGCCAATGAATTTCCAATATTCAAAGAAACGATCTAA
- the CGAS gene encoding cyclic GMP-AMP synthase isoform X2 has protein sequence MEQRAAGRPKGASKAAAAQPAVTDAPAQPASGPKGRGRRQDSGETQTQRPVKAKAPLSKERSGSREAGEEGAPRGRKASPKKGALKTEECGPAGGSNNPPGVKGASQKKRERPLQAKKVEDAPGAVSREKNHIPEEEEAARERKEASCRGKRAPPKERARKAKEPDPGAAEVVPRARFAARKSPLREVLQRLVLRKGEIGHASKQVNLIIKPDEFDIMLKIPDVRVELESYNDGDYTGAYYFVKLKRNPHLQQLNDFIDHQQHLSASRILSSLKSIITKELKTINGMNVTVVRKKPGSPAVTLQIGEPPSQISIDIILALETCDKTLPDGQEIVINVGQWLGKKEKKELCKERLYLVPKNAKAGKHFIDTWRLSFSHIEKAIIQSHGQAKMCCEGNGRKCCRRECLKLLKYLLEQLKTKHQNGNQFAKFCSYHAKTAFFHTCNRWTSDEDWLETNLEECFERLLDYFLDCLKKVELQHFFIPTCNLFCGDLKCSILAKIIENERANEFPIFKETI, from the exons ATGGAGCAGAGGGCAGCCGGGAGACCAAAAGGAGCGAGCAAAGCGGCCGCCGCCCAGCCGGCTGTGACGGACGCTCCAGCCCAGCCCGCTTCAGGCCCCAAGGGACGAGGACGGAGACAGGACAGCGGGGAAACCCAAACCCAGCGCCCCGTCAAAGCCAAGGCGCCGCTCTCGAAGGAAAGAAGCGGATCCCGGGAAGCGGGGGAAGAAGGGGCTCCTAGAGGGAGAAAAGCTTCTCCAAAGAAGGGCGCCCTCAAAACCGAGGAATGTGGCCCGGCTGGGGGAAGCAACAACCCCCCAGGGGTCAAAGGAGCTTCGCAGAAAAAGCGGGAGCGTCCCCTCCAGGCGAAGAAGGTAGAAGATGCCCCGGGAGCCGTTTCCCGGGAGAAAAACCACATCCCCGAAGAGGAAGAAGCCGCCCGGGAGAGGAAAGAAGCCAGCTGCCGCGGGAAACGAGCGCCCCCGAAGGAGCGCGCCCGCAAGGCAAAGGAGCCGGACCCAGGGGCAGCAGAGGTTGTCCCCAGAGCGCGATTCGCTGCCCGGAAGAGCCCGCTGAGAGAAGTGTTGCAAAGGCTCGTCTTGCGCAAGGGAGAGATCGGGCATGCCTCCAAGCAGGTTAACTTG ATAATTAAACCAGATGAATTTGATATTATGCTTAAAATCCCAGATGTAAGAGTTGAGCTGGAGTCCTATAATGATGGTGATTACACAGGTGCTTATTATTTTGTAAAATTGAAAAGGAATCCTCACTTACAGCAACTAAATGACTTCATAGACCATCAGCAACATCTTTCAGCTTCCAGGATCCTTTCGTCCTTGAAGTCCATTATTACAAAAGAACTAAAGACTATAAATG GAATGAATGTAACTGTGGTGAGGAAAAAACCTGGAAGCCCTGCAGTTACTCTTCAGATTGGTGAACCACCTTCACAGATATCGATAGATATCATTCTTGCTTTGGAAACATGTGATAAAACCTTGCCTGACGGTCAAGAGATTGTAATTAATGTTGGACAATGGcttgggaaaaaagaaaaaaaagaattatgCAAGGAGCGACTGTATCTTGTGCCCAAGAATGCCAAAGCTGGAAAACATTTTATAG ACACATGGAGACTCTCTTTTTCACATATTGAGAAAGCTATAATCCAGAGTCACGGCCAAGCAAAGATGTGCTGTGAAGGCAATGGAAGAAAATGCTGCAG GAGAGAATGCCTTAAGCTTCTGAAATATCTTCTGGAGCAGCTTAAAACAAAACATCAGAATGGAAATCAGTTTGCCAAGTTCTGTTCTTACCATGCCAAAACTGCCTTTTTCCACACATGTAACAGGTGGACCAGTGATGAAGACTGGCTTGAAACAAATCTTGAAGAGTGCTTTGAAAGACTTTTGGATTACTTTCTAGATTGTCTCAAAAAAGTTGAGCTCCAACATTTTTTTATTCCTACCTGCAATTTGTTCTGTGGTGATTTGAAGTGTAGCATTCTTGCAAAGATAATTGAAAATGAACGAGCCAATGAATTTCCAATATTCAAAGAAACGATCTAA